The Vulpes vulpes isolate BD-2025 chromosome 10, VulVul3, whole genome shotgun sequence genome has a window encoding:
- the EIF2B1 gene encoding translation initiation factor eIF2B subunit alpha isoform X2 yields the protein MDDKELIEYFKSQMKEDPDMASAVAAIRTLLEFLKRDKGETIQGLRANLTSAIGTLCGVDSSVAVSSGGKLFLRFISLTSLEYSDYSKCKKIMIERGELFLRRTSLSRNKIADLCHTFIKDGARILTHAYSRVVLRVLEAAVAAKKRFSVYITESQPDLSGKKMAKALCHLNVPVTVVLDAAVGYIMEKVDLVIVGAEGVVENGGIINKIGTNQMAVCAKAQNKPFYVVAESFKFVRLFPLNQQDVPDKFKYKADTLKTVQTEQDLKEEHPWVDYTSPSLITLLFTDLGVLTPSAVSDELIKLYL from the exons ATGGACGACAAGG aGCTAATTGAATACTTTAAGTCTCAGATGAAAGAAGATCCTGACATGGCCTCAGCAGTAGCTGCCATCCGGACTTTGCTGGAGTTCTTGAAGAGAGATAAAG GGGAGACGATCCAGGGCCTGCGAGCCAATCTTACCAGTGCCATAGGAACCCTGTGTGGTGTGGACTCCTCCGTGGCCGTGTCCTCCGGCGGGAAGCTCTTCCTGCGTTTCATCAGCCTTACTTCCCTGGAATACTCT gattactctaaatgtaaaaaGATCATGATAGAGCGAGGAGAACTTTTTCTCAGGAGAACATCCctatcaagaaataaaattgcaGATCTCTGCCATACTTTCATCAAAGATGGGGCG AGAATATTAACTCACGCCTACTCCAGAGTGGTCCTGAGAGTTTTGGAGGCAGCCGTGGCGGCCAAGAAGCGTTTCAGTGTGTACATTACAGAGTCACAGCCTGATTTATCAGG TAAGAAAATGGCCAAAGCTCTCTGTCACCTCAACGTCCCTGTCACTGTGGTCCTGGATGCTGCTGTTGG ctaTATCATGGAGAAAGTGGATCTGGTCATCGTTGGTGCTGAAGGAGTTGTTGAAAACGGGGGGATTATCAACAAG aTTGGAACCAACCAGATGGCCGTGTGCGCCAAAGCACAGAACAAGCCTTTTTATGTCGTTGCAGAAAGTTTCAAGTTTGTACGACTCTTCCCACTAAACCAGCAGGATGTCCCAGATAAGTTTAAG TATAAGGCAGATACTCTTAAGACTGTGCAGACGGAACAAGATCTCAAAGAGGAGCACCCATGGGTCGACTATACCTCCCCTTCCTTAATAACACTGCTGTTTACAGACTTGGGGGTGTTGACACCCTCAGCAGTCAGCGATGAGCTCATCAAGTTGTATCTGTAA
- the EIF2B1 gene encoding translation initiation factor eIF2B subunit alpha isoform X1 encodes MDDKELIEYFKSQMKEDPDMASAVAAIRTLLEFLKRDKGETIQGLRANLTSAIGTLCGVDSSVAVSSGGKLFLRFISLTSLEYSDYSKCKKIMIERGELFLRRTSLSRNKIADLCHTFIKDGARILTHAYSRVVLRVLEAAVAAKKRFSVYITESQPDLSGQKMAKALCHLNVPVTVVLDAAVGYIMEKVDLVIVGAEGVVENGGIINKIGTNQMAVCAKAQNKPFYVVAESFKFVRLFPLNQQDVPDKFKYKADTLKTVQTEQDLKEEHPWVDYTSPSLITLLFTDLGVLTPSAVSDELIKLYL; translated from the exons ATGGACGACAAGG aGCTAATTGAATACTTTAAGTCTCAGATGAAAGAAGATCCTGACATGGCCTCAGCAGTAGCTGCCATCCGGACTTTGCTGGAGTTCTTGAAGAGAGATAAAG GGGAGACGATCCAGGGCCTGCGAGCCAATCTTACCAGTGCCATAGGAACCCTGTGTGGTGTGGACTCCTCCGTGGCCGTGTCCTCCGGCGGGAAGCTCTTCCTGCGTTTCATCAGCCTTACTTCCCTGGAATACTCT gattactctaaatgtaaaaaGATCATGATAGAGCGAGGAGAACTTTTTCTCAGGAGAACATCCctatcaagaaataaaattgcaGATCTCTGCCATACTTTCATCAAAGATGGGGCG AGAATATTAACTCACGCCTACTCCAGAGTGGTCCTGAGAGTTTTGGAGGCAGCCGTGGCGGCCAAGAAGCGTTTCAGTGTGTACATTACAGAGTCACAGCCTGATTTATCAGGGCAA AAAATGGCCAAAGCTCTCTGTCACCTCAACGTCCCTGTCACTGTGGTCCTGGATGCTGCTGTTGG ctaTATCATGGAGAAAGTGGATCTGGTCATCGTTGGTGCTGAAGGAGTTGTTGAAAACGGGGGGATTATCAACAAG aTTGGAACCAACCAGATGGCCGTGTGCGCCAAAGCACAGAACAAGCCTTTTTATGTCGTTGCAGAAAGTTTCAAGTTTGTACGACTCTTCCCACTAAACCAGCAGGATGTCCCAGATAAGTTTAAG TATAAGGCAGATACTCTTAAGACTGTGCAGACGGAACAAGATCTCAAAGAGGAGCACCCATGGGTCGACTATACCTCCCCTTCCTTAATAACACTGCTGTTTACAGACTTGGGGGTGTTGACACCCTCAGCAGTCAGCGATGAGCTCATCAAGTTGTATCTGTAA
- the GTF2H3 gene encoding general transcription factor IIH subunit 3 — translation MVSDEDELNLLVIVVDTNPIWWGKQALKESQFTLSKCIDAVMVLGNSHLFMNRSNKLAVIASHIQESRFLYPGKNGKLGDFFGDPGNPSEFSPSGSKDGKYELFTAANEVIVEEIKDLMIKSDIKGQHTETLLAGSLAKALCYIHRMNKEVKDNQEMKSRILVIKAAEDSALQYMNFMNVIFAAQKQNILIDACVLDSDSGLLQQACDITGGLYLKVPQMPSLLQYLLWVFLPDQDQRSQLILPPPIHVDYRAACFCHRNLIEIGYVCSVCLSIFCNFSPICTTCETAFKISLPPVLKAKKKKLKVSV, via the exons ATGGTGTCAGACG aagatgaATTGAATCTTCTAGTTATTGTCGTTGATACCAACCCAATTTGGTGGGGAAAGCAAGCCTTAAAGGAGTCTCAG TTTACTTTATCAAAATGCATAGATGCTgtgatggtgctgggaaattctcatttattcatgaatcGTTCCAACAAACTTGCTGTGATAGCAAGTCACATTCAAGAAAG TCGATTCTTATATCCTGGAAAGAATGGCAAACTTGGAGACTTTTTTGGAGATCCTGGCAACCCTTCTGAATTCAGCCCCTCAGGGAGCAAGGATGGGAAATATGAGCTATTCACAGCAGCAAATGAAGTTATTGTCGAAGAGATTAAAGATCTCATGATCAAGA gtGACATAAAGGGTCAACATACAGAAACTCTGCTGGCAGGATCCCTTGCCAAAGCTCTTTGCT ACATTCATAGAATGAACAAAGAGGTTAAAG ATAATCAGGAAATGAAATCAAGGATTTTG GTGATTAAGGCTGCGGAAGACAGCGCACTGCAGTATATGAATTTCATGAATGTCATCTTTGCAGCACAGAAGCAG aatattttgatTGATGCCTGTGTTTTAGACTCGGATTCAGGACTCCTCCAGCAG GCCTGTGACATCACGGGGGGACTGTATTTGAAGGTGCCTCAGATGCCCTCTCTTCTGCAGTATTTACTG TGGGTTTTTCTTCCTGATCAAGATCAAAGATCTCAGCtaatcctcccacccccaattcATGTGGACTACCGGGCTGCCTGCTTCTGTCATCGAAATCTTATTGAAATTGGCTATGTCTGTTCTGTGTGTTTGTCAA TATTCTGCAACTTCAGTCCCATCTGCACAACGTGCGA GACAGCCTTTAAGATTTCTCTGCCTCCGGTGCTCAaggccaagaaaaagaaactgaaagtgtCTGTGTGA